Proteins encoded by one window of Oligoflexus sp.:
- a CDS encoding acyl-CoA desaturase has translation MDAFPASVLVFLGAYILNVLYITVFYHRGLAHEAVILSPRMQRFVALTGSWVTGIDAKAWVCMHRLHHRHSDTKQDPHSPVHGGVFGLFRKQLLAYRKVLVALIRHHKDYEKVVADLDIEVSPVNARQLWYLPYLAHLAIGLALGLLSGSAWIGAAFVLGISSHPIEGWAVNALAHSFGYRNYATDDNSRNNSWVALLVAGEGYQNNHHRYPDEARFSHRWFEWDWGYQLCQLLSLFGVLRITRSTRT, from the coding sequence ATGGATGCCTTTCCGGCCAGTGTCCTTGTGTTTCTCGGCGCTTATATCCTGAATGTCCTCTATATTACGGTTTTCTATCATCGCGGGCTCGCTCATGAGGCCGTGATCCTTTCGCCTCGCATGCAGCGTTTTGTGGCGCTAACCGGCAGCTGGGTGACGGGCATTGATGCGAAAGCCTGGGTCTGCATGCACCGCCTGCATCATCGTCATTCCGATACCAAACAGGATCCGCACAGCCCCGTTCATGGTGGGGTCTTCGGACTTTTTCGCAAACAGCTCCTGGCCTATCGCAAGGTGCTGGTGGCGCTGATTCGTCATCATAAGGATTATGAGAAGGTCGTGGCTGATCTTGATATCGAGGTCAGTCCTGTGAATGCGCGCCAGCTCTGGTACCTGCCGTACCTGGCCCATCTTGCGATAGGCCTTGCCCTTGGGCTTCTGAGCGGATCGGCCTGGATCGGCGCGGCTTTTGTGCTTGGAATATCCAGTCATCCCATCGAAGGCTGGGCCGTCAATGCCCTCGCGCATTCCTTTGGTTATCGCAATTATGCGACCGATGATAATTCACGGAATAATAGCTGGGTGGCTCTATTGGTGGCGGGGGAGGGTTATCAGAACAATCATCATCGCTACCCGGATGAAGCCCGCTTCAGCCATCGCTGGTTTGAATGGGACTGGGGTTACCAGCTTTGTCAGCTGCTGAGCCTCTTCGGAGTTTTACGAATCACGCGTTCAACCCGGACCTGA
- a CDS encoding pentapeptide repeat-containing protein yields MFRSLLTFLVVTTLIPACSSAGLRGKSASGGAPKDTPLALNNCKASVPAKACGLSSLAARLETIKSLQSSQTLNGIRLEPQNIPQQRLQDVTLNASCLSENSFVEGQWERTIFAGSEMILTEASRTRWSQARFTDSDLRLSHFAYANFSELTVRGSCLASSNWSASQFQDVSIEDSSADQGNFSSIKAQGRFAFIRGLLTTTNFSHAVFEGPVNFQDSDLRGANLSGAIFKETVNWQGAQLSGATWMDGRVCAEGSVGTCL; encoded by the coding sequence ATGTTCCGATCCTTGCTGACTTTTTTGGTCGTGACCACCTTGATTCCCGCATGTTCGTCGGCCGGTCTTCGCGGTAAATCCGCGAGCGGGGGCGCTCCCAAGGACACTCCCCTGGCCTTGAATAACTGCAAAGCCTCCGTTCCTGCAAAAGCCTGCGGGCTTTCATCCCTTGCTGCCCGGCTGGAAACGATCAAGAGCCTTCAGAGTTCGCAAACTTTGAATGGCATTCGGCTCGAACCGCAGAACATTCCGCAGCAGCGGCTTCAGGATGTGACGCTGAATGCATCCTGTCTTTCCGAGAATTCCTTTGTTGAAGGTCAATGGGAACGAACCATATTCGCAGGCAGCGAGATGATCCTGACGGAAGCCTCGCGCACCCGTTGGAGCCAGGCCCGCTTTACCGATTCTGATCTGCGCCTCTCGCATTTTGCTTATGCAAATTTCTCCGAACTTACGGTGCGGGGTTCCTGCCTGGCATCCAGCAACTGGAGTGCGAGTCAGTTTCAGGATGTGAGTATCGAGGACTCCAGTGCGGATCAAGGGAATTTTTCGAGCATCAAGGCCCAGGGCCGTTTCGCTTTCATCCGCGGACTTTTAACGACCACCAACTTCAGTCATGCCGTCTTCGAAGGTCCAGTCAACTTTCAGGATAGCGATCTGCGCGGGGCCAATCTTTCGGGAGCCATCTTCAAGGAAACCGTCAATTGGCAAGGAGCCCAGCTCAGCGGCGCCACCTGGATGGATGGACGCGTCTGTGCTGAGGGCTCCGTTGGAACTTGTCTTTAA
- a CDS encoding leucyl aminopeptidase family protein, translating into MHLKFLNSTTNILPKKGAVFMIGSLKAFQNKLHEKILPGDVAALFQEALKTPRLGRTPINFQTLTGLVSPHKVVMGILPEKVAKDNSPTRREWIFQQLDAVESEEHSLVVLYLDRPEQYASVATAVARRLRIVNRRKNAKPRTIHVIALDSKGHVIEANERVRSLSEQVAWACQVVDMPPNELTPDAFADEIKDKFKGVVGVTYKDIVGPRLRTEGLHGIHAVGKGAAEPPRLIILDYKPRSAKKTVVLAGKGVTFDTGGLSLKPGASMVGMKGDMGGAAAILGAFHFLIANKCPHRVIACVGLVENAIGPHSFRNDDVITMHSGKTVEVNNTDAEGRIVLADCLSYCARKYKPDLIIDAATLTGAQMVATGLLHAGVVSNREDLELLAKRVGLETGDMVVPLPFAPELYQNEFKSQIADMVNSVKNRSNAQPSCAAQFIYSHVDDLDIPWLHIDMAGPSNTASGLGTGYGIQLISRLTQEYV; encoded by the coding sequence ATGCATCTGAAGTTTCTGAACAGCACCACGAATATCCTGCCCAAAAAGGGTGCTGTATTCATGATCGGCTCGCTCAAGGCTTTTCAAAACAAACTGCACGAGAAAATCCTGCCGGGCGACGTGGCCGCCTTGTTCCAGGAAGCTCTGAAAACGCCCCGCCTGGGCCGAACCCCGATCAACTTCCAAACCTTGACCGGCCTCGTCAGTCCCCACAAAGTGGTGATGGGCATCCTTCCTGAAAAAGTGGCGAAGGATAACAGCCCGACCCGCCGGGAATGGATCTTTCAGCAGCTTGATGCCGTGGAGAGTGAAGAGCATTCCCTCGTCGTTCTTTATCTGGATCGCCCCGAACAGTATGCGAGCGTCGCGACCGCCGTCGCAAGGCGCCTCCGTATCGTCAACCGCCGCAAAAACGCCAAACCTCGCACCATTCATGTCATCGCCCTGGATTCCAAAGGCCATGTCATCGAAGCCAATGAACGCGTGCGGAGCCTCAGCGAACAGGTGGCCTGGGCCTGCCAGGTCGTGGACATGCCGCCCAATGAACTGACGCCGGATGCCTTCGCCGATGAGATCAAGGATAAATTCAAGGGCGTGGTCGGAGTCACCTACAAGGATATCGTCGGCCCACGACTGCGCACCGAAGGTCTGCACGGCATTCACGCCGTGGGCAAGGGTGCGGCCGAACCGCCCCGCTTAATCATCCTCGATTATAAGCCCCGCAGCGCGAAAAAAACCGTGGTGCTGGCCGGCAAAGGCGTGACCTTTGATACCGGCGGCCTGAGTCTGAAACCCGGGGCCAGCATGGTCGGCATGAAGGGTGACATGGGAGGGGCAGCGGCCATCCTCGGTGCTTTTCATTTTCTGATTGCCAATAAATGTCCGCATCGCGTGATCGCCTGCGTGGGACTCGTCGAGAATGCGATCGGCCCCCATTCCTTCCGCAATGACGATGTGATCACCATGCATTCCGGTAAAACGGTGGAAGTGAATAACACCGATGCCGAGGGCCGGATCGTGCTGGCGGATTGCCTTTCCTACTGCGCGCGGAAATATAAACCAGACCTGATCATTGATGCGGCGACCCTGACCGGCGCACAGATGGTCGCGACCGGACTTCTGCATGCCGGCGTTGTTTCCAATCGCGAGGATCTGGAGCTTTTGGCCAAAAGGGTCGGCCTGGAAACCGGAGATATGGTCGTCCCCCTCCCCTTTGCGCCGGAACTTTATCAGAATGAATTCAAGAGCCAGATCGCGGATATGGTGAACTCGGTGAAGAACCGCAGCAATGCCCAACCGAGCTGTGCCGCGCAGTTTATTTATAGTCATGTCGATGATCTTGATATTCCCTGGCTGCATATAGACATGGCCGGCCCATCCAACACGGCGAGTGGTCTGGGCACAGGGTACGGAATTCAACTCATATCGCGACTGACTCAGGAATATGTGTAA
- a CDS encoding prohibitin family protein, which translates to MRDLSNKTLIFALVAFFAVIFIYSSFYVVDPGNRGIVVTLGKTDPLAKPEGVGYKTPMISKLYQVSVRQQSEGVKAECYSSDLQQVNINLKVLYRVPENKVITIFTQYAGNPFDSLVAPRVQEAIKEATALESAEGIVKGRERIKLKVLEAAQKKIQDLVSIEDVVIENVSLSPELEKAIEEKMVQEQEAAKSKFLKDKAKVEAETAEIRAAGEARAIDIRGEAIRKNPGIIELQMIEKWNGVSPLVVGQTNGSFVLPLNKK; encoded by the coding sequence ATGCGCGACTTGTCTAACAAGACTCTGATTTTCGCCCTCGTAGCCTTCTTCGCCGTTATCTTCATCTATTCCAGTTTTTATGTGGTTGACCCCGGAAATCGCGGCATCGTCGTGACTCTGGGCAAGACCGATCCCCTCGCCAAACCTGAAGGCGTCGGCTATAAGACCCCCATGATCTCCAAACTCTACCAGGTTTCCGTTCGTCAGCAGTCCGAAGGCGTGAAGGCGGAATGCTATTCCTCGGATTTGCAGCAGGTGAACATCAACCTGAAGGTGCTTTACCGCGTGCCGGAAAACAAGGTCATCACGATCTTCACCCAGTATGCCGGCAATCCCTTTGATTCCCTGGTCGCGCCGCGCGTTCAGGAAGCCATCAAGGAAGCCACCGCGCTGGAAAGCGCTGAAGGCATCGTGAAAGGACGCGAGCGCATCAAGCTGAAAGTTTTGGAAGCCGCGCAGAAAAAAATCCAGGACCTGGTTTCGATTGAAGACGTCGTGATTGAAAATGTTTCCCTGTCCCCTGAGCTGGAAAAAGCCATCGAGGAAAAAATGGTTCAGGAGCAGGAGGCAGCCAAATCCAAATTCCTGAAAGACAAGGCCAAGGTTGAGGCGGAAACTGCGGAAATTCGTGCGGCTGGTGAAGCGCGCGCCATCGACATTCGCGGCGAAGCCATTCGCAAGAATCCTGGAATTATCGAGCTGCAGATGATCGAGAAGTGGAATGGCGTCTCGCCCCTTGTGGTCGGGCAAACCAATGGCAGCTTTGTACTGCCTTTGAATAAGAAATAA
- a CDS encoding dihydrofolate reductase family protein: protein MAKLVARCITLSLDGFSAARDQSLENPFGTDGIQIMDWAFATRTFRQMFGQEGGSTGIDDNFAKQADQGIGANIIGRNMFGPIRGPWRDTEWKGWWGPNPPYHTPVFVLTHHARASIPMEGGTTFHFVTEGIEVALKKAFEAAKGRDVRVGGGANVIKQYLRAGLIDELHLVMTSKLLGAGERLFEGTDEISKTYECAEYIPSETVTHVRLVKRRVSLV from the coding sequence ATGGCTAAGCTTGTAGCTCGTTGCATTACGCTGTCTCTTGACGGATTCTCGGCGGCTCGTGACCAAAGTCTTGAGAATCCGTTTGGTACAGACGGAATCCAGATCATGGACTGGGCTTTTGCTACCCGCACATTCCGGCAAATGTTCGGCCAGGAAGGTGGCAGTACAGGCATCGATGATAATTTTGCAAAGCAGGCTGATCAGGGCATCGGTGCCAATATTATCGGTCGCAACATGTTCGGTCCGATACGAGGTCCTTGGCGCGATACGGAATGGAAGGGCTGGTGGGGACCCAACCCGCCCTATCATACGCCTGTTTTTGTGCTGACCCATCACGCAAGGGCCTCAATTCCCATGGAAGGCGGCACCACGTTTCACTTTGTCACGGAAGGTATCGAAGTCGCCTTAAAAAAGGCTTTTGAAGCGGCCAAAGGTCGGGACGTTCGGGTGGGAGGTGGAGCCAACGTAATCAAGCAGTACCTTCGCGCCGGGCTCATCGATGAACTGCATCTGGTCATGACTTCAAAACTCCTGGGTGCAGGAGAGCGACTGTTCGAAGGCACGGACGAGATATCGAAGACTTATGAGTGTGCTGAATACATACCTTCTGAAACTGTGACTCATGTGCGTCTGGTCAAGCGTAGGGTCTCCTTGGTCTGA
- a CDS encoding cytochrome-c peroxidase, giving the protein MRLVRLFAAFCFFGPGFFMSVALSQTPTLRYPQLGPVPLLPEWKDNPATEAKKALGRLLFSERRLSGSGQIVCGTCHPSNADFQSNTPLDLPDRSYPHLAPALHRNAPSLLNIVYAPMLRWDGSHFTDLADAMVLPLAEANMNLTKGIPASDPFTIHIPSAQETLKERLTRGELRGYLPLYREAFGVDPMNLSQEEIWRLTGQALAVFIRIAVSRDAAFDRWNAGDDTAIPEAAKRGAELFVGKARCVACHSGPFFSDFKFHNISSSPPNAEGARADEGRYTVTGLEKDRGAFLTPTLRSVARSSPYFHNGSQTRLVNVIRHKTGENARKDPLHDPILAQTTALSDADINDLVAFLKTLDGKPLPKDEISLPLDFPNPIEE; this is encoded by the coding sequence ATGCGCCTCGTCAGACTGTTTGCGGCCTTTTGTTTTTTTGGACCCGGCTTTTTCATGAGTGTGGCTCTGAGTCAGACTCCCACGCTTCGTTATCCTCAATTGGGGCCTGTGCCGCTACTCCCTGAGTGGAAAGACAATCCAGCGACGGAAGCGAAGAAAGCCCTGGGGCGCCTTCTTTTTTCAGAAAGGCGTCTTTCGGGAAGTGGACAGATCGTCTGCGGAACCTGTCACCCTTCGAATGCAGATTTTCAGTCGAATACCCCACTCGACCTGCCTGATCGTTCGTATCCACATCTGGCTCCGGCGCTTCATCGCAATGCGCCCTCACTTCTTAACATCGTCTACGCTCCCATGTTGCGCTGGGATGGTTCTCACTTCACGGATCTGGCTGATGCCATGGTTCTGCCGCTGGCCGAGGCCAACATGAATCTGACCAAGGGCATTCCTGCGTCGGATCCTTTCACGATTCACATTCCTTCGGCCCAGGAGACACTTAAAGAGCGTCTGACGCGCGGGGAACTGCGTGGCTATCTTCCTCTTTATCGCGAAGCATTTGGTGTGGATCCCATGAATCTGTCGCAGGAAGAAATCTGGCGTCTTACTGGGCAGGCCCTCGCTGTTTTTATCCGCATAGCCGTGTCACGCGATGCGGCATTTGATAGGTGGAATGCCGGCGATGACACGGCGATTCCCGAGGCTGCCAAGCGTGGAGCCGAGCTTTTTGTGGGCAAGGCTCGCTGTGTTGCCTGTCACAGCGGACCTTTCTTCAGCGATTTCAAGTTCCATAATATTTCCAGCTCACCACCGAATGCAGAGGGTGCGCGGGCCGACGAAGGTCGTTATACAGTCACAGGTCTTGAAAAAGATCGCGGGGCTTTCCTTACGCCGACTCTTCGTTCTGTAGCCCGCAGTTCGCCCTACTTTCACAACGGCTCCCAAACGCGACTCGTGAATGTGATTCGACACAAAACCGGCGAAAATGCCAGGAAGGATCCCTTGCATGATCCCATACTCGCGCAGACCACAGCTTTAAGCGATGCCGACATCAATGACCTTGTGGCTTTTTTAAAGACACTGGATGGCAAGCCGCTACCCAAGGACGAAATCAGTCTCCCGCTTGACTTTCCTAATCCTATTGAGGAGTAA
- a CDS encoding long-chain fatty acid--CoA ligase, giving the protein MFESTMMDIPLTIDMILDRARNVIPEAEVISRQPDRQLHKTTYGAVAERAEQLARALMEAGIRPRDRVATLMWNHSQHLECYLGIPLAAAVIHTLNLRLHPDEIAFIAQDAQDRFLIVDECLLPLFEAFRSKYSFEQVIVVGATKALPAGAVDYEDFLQRGAGSSLPLPRLQENDPLGCCYTSGTTGKPKGVVYSHRSTILHSLVTALPDSLDLSQDDCLMAVVPMFHVNAWGLPYTATLIGARQVLPGPFLDAASLVDLMENEKVTVAAGVPTIWMSIREELDARPRKLKARMVVGGAAAPEQLIRDFDRLGLELIQAWGMTETSPVGLVSRLTPAARELPLEQQYKLRAKQGRPAPLVQIRVCNEKGEVPLDGKTSGELQIRGPWITRCYTSGVVDQRWTDDGYFKTGDVANRDALGYVQLTDRTADLIKSGGEWIASQVLENAIMGHPAVREAAVIGVPHPKWSERPLAVVVLKPGHQADSDALREHLAPHFAKFQLPDAFVFADAIPRTSAGKFKKTELRQEYRDWSW; this is encoded by the coding sequence GTGTTTGAATCCACCATGATGGATATTCCATTGACCATCGACATGATTTTGGATCGGGCTCGGAATGTTATACCGGAGGCGGAGGTTATTTCCCGTCAACCGGATCGCCAGCTTCATAAAACCACGTATGGAGCTGTCGCGGAACGTGCCGAGCAGCTGGCTCGGGCTTTGATGGAAGCCGGTATAAGACCGCGGGATCGTGTGGCGACGCTGATGTGGAATCATAGTCAGCATCTGGAGTGTTACCTGGGAATTCCTTTGGCCGCGGCTGTGATCCATACTCTGAATCTGCGGCTGCACCCGGATGAAATCGCCTTCATTGCCCAGGATGCCCAGGATCGCTTTCTGATTGTGGATGAATGTCTGCTCCCGCTTTTTGAAGCATTCCGCTCGAAATACTCATTCGAGCAGGTGATTGTTGTGGGGGCGACCAAAGCCTTGCCAGCAGGGGCGGTGGATTACGAGGATTTTCTGCAGCGTGGGGCCGGGTCTTCGCTGCCCTTGCCCAGGCTGCAGGAGAATGATCCCTTAGGCTGCTGCTATACGAGCGGGACGACCGGCAAGCCCAAGGGTGTGGTGTATTCGCATCGTTCGACGATCCTGCATAGCCTGGTCACGGCCTTGCCCGATTCCCTTGATCTTTCCCAGGATGATTGCCTGATGGCGGTTGTTCCGATGTTTCATGTGAATGCGTGGGGGTTGCCCTATACAGCAACGCTGATCGGTGCGCGCCAGGTGCTGCCGGGACCTTTTTTGGATGCGGCGAGCCTTGTGGATCTTATGGAAAACGAAAAGGTGACCGTGGCCGCGGGTGTGCCCACGATCTGGATGAGTATCCGCGAGGAATTGGATGCAAGGCCTCGGAAACTGAAGGCACGGATGGTGGTCGGTGGTGCCGCGGCACCTGAGCAGTTGATTCGGGATTTTGATCGACTGGGTTTGGAATTGATCCAGGCCTGGGGGATGACGGAGACTTCGCCGGTTGGTTTGGTTTCGCGTTTGACACCGGCGGCGCGGGAGCTGCCTTTGGAGCAGCAGTATAAACTGAGAGCCAAGCAGGGCCGGCCAGCGCCTTTGGTGCAGATTCGGGTTTGCAATGAAAAGGGCGAGGTTCCCTTGGATGGAAAAACGAGTGGCGAATTGCAGATTCGCGGGCCTTGGATTACCCGCTGCTATACATCGGGTGTGGTGGATCAGCGGTGGACGGATGATGGTTATTTTAAAACGGGGGACGTGGCGAATCGCGATGCCCTGGGTTATGTGCAGCTGACCGATCGCACGGCGGATCTTATCAAGTCAGGTGGCGAATGGATTGCGAGCCAGGTGCTCGAAAATGCGATCATGGGGCATCCTGCTGTTCGGGAGGCGGCCGTGATTGGTGTGCCGCATCCGAAGTGGAGTGAAAGACCTTTGGCTGTGGTGGTTTTAAAGCCTGGTCATCAGGCCGATTCGGATGCTTTGCGGGAGCACCTGGCGCCGCATTTTGCGAAGTTTCAGTTGCCGGATGCCTTTGTGTTCGCGGATGCGATTCCGCGGACTTCGGCTGGGAAGTTTAAGAAGACGGAGCTGAGGCAGGAATATCGGGATTGGTCCTGGTAA